A DNA window from Vigna angularis cultivar LongXiaoDou No.4 chromosome 1, ASM1680809v1, whole genome shotgun sequence contains the following coding sequences:
- the LOC108342460 gene encoding probable tyrosine-protein phosphatase DSP4, giving the protein MKLDNSNGQPPLAPALPPPQEDRTDAEADEIFVPPLNFAMVDNGIFRSGFPNSANFGFLKSLRLRSVICLCPEPYPETTSEFLKDNGIRLYQFGIDGCKEPFVNIPNNTIREALKVALDVKNHPLLIHCKRGKHRTGCLVGCIRRLQRWCLSSVFDEYQRFAGAKARVSDQRFIELFDISCLKHYQLPFSCSRK; this is encoded by the exons ATGAAGCTCGACAACTCCAACGGCCAGCCGCCCCTCGCTCCCGCCCTTCCGCCGCCGCAGGAGGACCGCACCGACGCCGAAGCCGATGAGATATTCGTTCCGCCCCTCAACTTCGCCATGGTCGACAACGGCATTTTTCGGTCTGGCTTTCCCAATTCTGCTAATTTCGGTTTCCTGAAATCGCTCCGTCTTCGTTCCGTAAT ATGTTTGTGTCCTGAACCGTATCCAGAAACGACGTCGGAATTTTTGAAGGACAACGGAATAAGACTTTATCAGTTCGGGATCGATGGCTGTAAG GAACCCTTCGTCAACATCCCAAACAATACAATTCGGGAAGCTTTGAAAGTAGCCCTCG ATGTTAAAAACCATCCCCTTTTGATTCACTGTAAACGAGGAAAG CACCGCACTGGTTGCCTTGTGGGATGCATAAGAAGACTGCAGAGATGGTGTCTATCATCCGTTTTTGACGAGTACCAAAGGTTTGCAGGTGCCAAAGCAAGGGTGTCAGACCAGAGGTTCATCGAATTATTTGATATATCCTGTTTGAAGCACTACCAACTGCCATTTTCATGCTCAAGGAAATAG